Proteins from one Plodia interpunctella isolate USDA-ARS_2022_Savannah chromosome 7, ilPloInte3.2, whole genome shotgun sequence genomic window:
- the LOC128671297 gene encoding piggyBac transposable element-derived protein 3-like has protein sequence MAAYFGCGGRSRTVLRDEDILNILQDGNESDIDELNDDVFDPNIFGDILDNQSQDSLEELNNDPSSSYSIFQQPPASQQSSSSSQTTPTVPRPEAIVSSGRSGIWRQVPFCDKSHEYSQPPSGPVQLPQHYFENYFNHDFFEMASTCTNQYYMRKTGQELKTNAQEIASLLGIHLIMGVIPYPRLPMYWKLNVRLPLIADSMSRDRFLQLRNALHVVDTDTPPPLKENELPNPLWKVQPVIDCILRACYKLERVPGFYSIDEQMIPFTGRCPVRQVVKNKPRPVGLKNFVATTSEGLMVDFEIYRGAKTMFGNTNLGLGPSVVLHLAKTIPPGSCIYHDRFFTTVPLIEELERNNLHGTGTIMLNRIPGRTSIKFMKDKDMTRGESQLFCRDPVALVKWKDNKSVLLVSNCTGNEHVEIVKRWDKQTRSYIDVTAPKIVTNYNSYMGGVDILDQMMEYYRTFIKTNKWTLKVIIHFLDLAVVNSWRQYKIDCEAANLPKKKIMDLLDFKMALADSLLLTPINRRRHNDAENDEDLAEDQPPVKRKYMPSKPSEAKRYDGYDHLPMFDDIRAPRTCRMENCVSRSKIRCVKCDVYLCLSRGKDCFKNYHLKN, from the exons ATGGCTGCGTATTTTGGGTGCGGAGGTCGGTCac gTACAGTTCTTCGTGATGAAGATATCCTCAATATATTACAAGACGGAAATGAGTCCGATATTGATGAACTGAATGATGATGTCTTTGatccaaatatttttggaGACATCTTGGATAACCAAAGTCAGGATTCTTTGGAAGAGCTTAATAATGATCCAAGCTCTAGTTATTCCATCTTTCAGCAGCCACCAGCAAGTCAGCAATCTTCATCATCATCCCAGACTACACCAACTGTACCTCGTCCAGAAGCAATAGTGTCATCGGGACGGTCTGGAATATGGAGGCAAGTACCATTCTGTGATAAATCTCACGAGTACTCACAGCCACCTTCTGGTCCTGTTCAATTGCCACAACATTATTttgagaattattttaatcatgaCTTTTTTGAAATGGCATCTACATGcacaaatcaatattatatgcGCAAAACAGGACAAGAACTTAAAACTAATGCTCAAGAAATAGCTAGTCTGTTGGGTATACATCTCATTATGGGAGTTATACCATATCCCCGTTTACCCATGTATTGGAAACTCAACGTCAGATTGCCACTGATCGCAGACAGTATGAGTAGAGATCGTTTCTTGCAGCTTCGTAATGCCTTGCATGTTGTTGATACTGACACTCCACCACCGCTAAAAGAAAACGAACTGCCTAACCCGCTCTGGAAAGTACAACCCGTCATTGATTGTATTCTACGTGCATGTTACAAGCTTGAAAGGGTGCCTGGCTTTTATAGTATAGATGAGCAGATGATCCCTTTCACTGGACGTTGTCCTGTAAGGCAAGTTGTGAAGAATAAACCCAGACCCGTGGGATTGAAAAATTTTGTAGCAACTACAAGTGAAGGTCTCATGGTTGACTTTGAAATATACAGAGGTGCCAAAACAATGTTTGGCAATACCAACCTGGGTCTAGGTCCCTCTGTAGTTCTTCATTTGGCTAAAACAATACCACCAGGAAGCTGTATTTATCATGACAGATTTTTTACAACTGTTCCTTTGATTGAAGAATTGGAACGTAATAATTTGCACGGTACTGGTACCATAATGTTGAATCGTATTCCAGGGCGAACTTCAATCAAATTTATGAAGGATAAAGATATGACTCGTGGAGAAAGCCAGCTGTTTTGCAGAGATCCGGTAGCATTAGTAAAATGGAAAGATAACAAATCTGTCCTTTTAGTGTCGAATTGTACTGGAAACGAACATGTTGAAATAGTAAAAAGATGGGACAAACAAACTAGATCTTATATCGATGTCACTGCTCCTAAGATTGTGACAAACTACAATAGTTATATGGGGGGTGTAGATATTCTGGACCAAATGATGGAATATTACcgaacatttattaaaactaataaatggacgctaaaagtaattatacaCTTTTTGGATTTGGCGGTAGTAAATTCGTGGcgtcaatataaaattgattgtgAAGCTGCAAATTTAcctaaaaaaaagataatggATCTTTTAGATTTCAAAATGGCTTTAGCTGATTCTTTACTTCTAACACCAATAAATAGGCGACGACACAATGACGCTGAAAACGACGAGGATCTGGCTGAAGACCAACCGCCTGTAAAAAGGAAGTATATGCCTTCAAAGCCATCTGAAGCAAAACGCTATGATGGCTATGATCATTTACCGATGTTTGATGATATTCGGGCCCCACGGACCTGTCGAATGGAAAACTGTGTGTCACGAAGTAAAATACGCTGTGTTAAATGTGATGTTTACCTCTGCCTCTCAAGAGGTAAAGATTGTTTTAAGAAttaccatttaaaaaattaa